One part of the Sphingobacterium sp. LZ7M1 genome encodes these proteins:
- the odhB gene encoding 2-oxoglutarate dehydrogenase complex dihydrolipoyllysine-residue succinyltransferase produces the protein MSLEIKVPSVGESITEVTLAQWLKQDGDYVEMDENIAELESDKATFELPAEKAGILRIIAQEGDTLEIGAVVCTIEDGDAPAGSGDAPAKKEEAPAAQAESKPAQAEADESPETYAAGTASPAAAKILREKGIDPSTIKGTGKDGRITKEDAEKAQAAPAKAESKPAAPAAAVTPSAPVSAGERVERREKMSSLRKTIAKRLVAVKNDTAMLTTFNEVNMQPIMDLRAKYKDTFKEKHGIGLGFMSFFTKAVTTALKEWPAVNARIEENELVYSDFADISIAVSAPKGLVVPVIRNAESMALYQIEKAIAELATKARDNKLTIDEMTGGTFTITNGGVFGSMMSTPIINAPQSAILGMHNIIQRPIAENGQVVIRPMMYIALSYDHRIIDGRESVSFLVRVKQLLEDPARLLLEV, from the coding sequence ATGAGCTTAGAAATCAAAGTCCCTTCGGTTGGTGAATCAATTACCGAAGTAACCTTGGCCCAATGGCTAAAACAAGATGGTGATTACGTCGAAATGGACGAGAACATTGCCGAATTAGAATCTGATAAAGCAACGTTTGAACTACCTGCTGAAAAAGCTGGTATCCTACGTATTATTGCACAAGAAGGTGATACACTGGAAATCGGTGCGGTAGTATGTACCATTGAAGACGGAGACGCTCCTGCAGGATCTGGCGATGCTCCAGCGAAAAAAGAGGAAGCTCCAGCTGCACAGGCGGAGTCAAAACCTGCTCAAGCTGAAGCTGACGAAAGTCCTGAAACTTATGCTGCTGGCACAGCATCACCTGCTGCCGCTAAAATCTTAAGAGAAAAAGGAATCGACCCATCTACGATCAAAGGAACAGGTAAAGACGGAAGAATCACCAAAGAGGATGCTGAGAAAGCTCAAGCAGCTCCAGCGAAAGCGGAATCTAAACCAGCGGCTCCTGCTGCAGCGGTAACTCCATCTGCTCCAGTGAGTGCAGGTGAGCGTGTAGAACGTCGTGAGAAAATGAGCTCATTGCGTAAAACAATCGCTAAGCGTTTGGTTGCTGTTAAAAATGATACAGCCATGTTAACTACATTCAATGAAGTAAACATGCAACCTATCATGGATCTTCGTGCTAAGTACAAAGATACTTTCAAAGAGAAACATGGTATCGGTCTAGGCTTTATGTCATTCTTCACCAAAGCAGTGACTACTGCCTTGAAAGAATGGCCTGCAGTCAATGCTCGTATCGAAGAGAATGAACTTGTATATTCTGACTTTGCTGACATTTCAATTGCAGTTTCTGCTCCAAAAGGATTAGTAGTTCCAGTAATCAGAAATGCAGAGTCTATGGCCCTATACCAAATCGAAAAAGCAATTGCTGAATTGGCTACAAAAGCTCGCGACAACAAATTGACGATCGATGAAATGACTGGTGGTACATTTACCATTACCAATGGTGGTGTATTTGGTTCAATGATGTCTACGCCTATTATCAATGCCCCTCAATCGGCAATCTTAGGTATGCACAACATTATCCAAAGACCAATCGCTGAAAATGGCCAAGTGGTTATCCGTCCAATGATGTACATCGCTCTTTCTTATGACCACCGTATTATCGACGGTCGTGAATCAGTGAGCTTCTTGGTACGCGTTAAGCAATTACTTGAAGATCCAGCTAGATTATTATTGGAAGTTTAA
- a CDS encoding LTA synthase family protein, with translation MIKLRGWFGPYLAMAIRLGLMLLLYGILRLGFYGFNMSQFPQVTFSELMLMMAGGVKFDIVALLYINILYILLVSFPVPFKYNPVFSKISKWVFVVSNSIGIALNLVDFAYYPFTLKRTTGTVFGQFANEENLGNLFLDFGLEYWYLLLFFILIVWGLIKLYDLIQVEKPVAFNWKFYSVQLVLLLTVAFLFVGGVRGGWAHSTRPITLSNAGDYVKSPEEMNIVLNTPFSILKTLKAVSLKEEHFFSEQELNAMYPVVHQPKDSAQFKKLNVVVLIMESFGKEHIGFFNKDLDNGTYKGYTPFLDSLIQQSYTFTRSYANGRKSIDALPSVITGIPSIGEPFVLSIYSGNKTTSLAKLLSDEGYETSFFHGAPNGSMGFSAYMQLAGIKHYYGKNEYNNDADFDGIWGIWDEPFMQYMAKEMDQMQEPFFSSFFSLSSHHPFKVPEKYAGRFPKGTLPLHEPLGYADHALKEFFETASKSSWYKNTLFVICADHASMSHFKEYNTMPNSFAIPIVFYYPGGDLKGVSDKLVQQIDIMPTVLNYLEYDKPYFSFGFDALAPDRNNFVVSNIGNIYNFFMGDYFMTYGDKEVKSVYNLKTDKLLEHDLKGKGPQVQDSLMRHLQSFMQQYNNRMIHNKLVAD, from the coding sequence ATGATTAAGTTAAGAGGATGGTTTGGACCTTATTTGGCAATGGCAATTCGCCTTGGATTGATGCTATTGCTCTATGGAATCCTTAGGCTCGGGTTCTATGGATTCAATATGTCCCAATTTCCCCAGGTAACTTTTTCTGAACTGATGCTCATGATGGCCGGTGGAGTGAAGTTTGATATCGTAGCTTTGCTGTACATCAATATCCTATATATCCTGCTTGTTTCCTTTCCAGTTCCTTTTAAATATAACCCTGTTTTTTCCAAAATAAGCAAATGGGTCTTTGTCGTATCCAATAGTATTGGTATAGCCCTTAACCTCGTTGATTTCGCCTATTACCCTTTTACCTTAAAGCGAACTACCGGAACCGTGTTTGGGCAGTTTGCCAATGAAGAGAATCTTGGAAATTTGTTCTTGGACTTTGGTTTGGAATATTGGTACCTGCTACTGTTTTTTATCCTGATCGTATGGGGCTTGATTAAGCTCTATGACCTGATCCAAGTTGAAAAACCGGTGGCATTCAATTGGAAATTCTATTCCGTGCAGCTAGTACTTTTGTTGACCGTGGCTTTTCTCTTTGTTGGAGGTGTACGTGGTGGCTGGGCCCATAGCACTCGACCGATCACATTGAGCAATGCCGGAGATTATGTGAAATCCCCAGAGGAAATGAACATCGTGCTCAATACGCCCTTTTCGATCTTGAAGACCTTAAAGGCTGTAAGCCTCAAAGAAGAACATTTCTTTTCAGAACAAGAACTTAATGCCATGTACCCGGTTGTCCATCAACCTAAGGACTCTGCACAGTTTAAGAAATTGAACGTTGTCGTTTTGATAATGGAGAGTTTTGGTAAAGAGCATATTGGATTCTTTAACAAAGATCTGGACAATGGAACTTACAAAGGATATACTCCCTTCCTAGACTCCTTGATCCAGCAATCATATACTTTCACCAGATCGTATGCAAATGGCCGTAAATCCATCGATGCATTGCCCTCTGTGATTACAGGGATACCTTCGATTGGAGAACCCTTTGTACTTTCGATCTATTCAGGAAACAAAACAACAAGTTTGGCAAAGCTGCTTTCGGATGAAGGCTATGAAACTTCCTTTTTCCATGGAGCCCCGAATGGTAGCATGGGTTTTTCGGCCTATATGCAGTTAGCGGGAATCAAGCATTATTATGGTAAAAATGAATACAATAATGATGCTGATTTTGACGGTATCTGGGGAATCTGGGATGAGCCCTTTATGCAATACATGGCAAAAGAAATGGATCAAATGCAAGAACCTTTTTTCAGTAGCTTTTTTTCCTTGTCTTCACACCATCCTTTCAAGGTTCCAGAGAAATATGCCGGTAGGTTTCCGAAGGGAACCCTTCCGTTGCACGAGCCTTTAGGCTATGCTGACCATGCACTAAAGGAATTTTTCGAAACGGCTTCAAAAAGTTCCTGGTACAAGAATACCTTATTTGTGATCTGTGCCGACCATGCCAGTATGAGCCATTTTAAAGAGTACAATACCATGCCCAATTCCTTTGCCATCCCAATTGTGTTCTACTATCCTGGCGGGGATTTAAAAGGTGTTTCAGATAAGCTTGTTCAACAGATAGACATCATGCCTACGGTATTGAACTATTTGGAATATGATAAACCTTATTTCTCTTTTGGATTTGATGCTTTAGCTCCCGACCGAAATAACTTCGTGGTCAGCAATATTGGGAATATCTACAACTTTTTTATGGGTGATTATTTCATGACCTATGGAGATAAGGAAGTGAAGTCTGTCTATAACCTCAAAACCGATAAGCTATTAGAGCATGACCTGAAAGGAAAGGGACCTCAGGTTCAGGACTCCCTGATGAGACATCTGCAATCTTTTATGCAACAATACAACAATCGGATGATCCACAATAAATTAGTGGCCGATTAA
- a CDS encoding LTA synthase family protein, which produces MKNVIKDLRGFFFYFGYWLLMSFLDRLIFLISFYDKVNFSNFKDVLRIYYHGLPLDFSVVSYICALPFLGYLVLNHYSNEILKRKLLNAYTFLILILFQIVTFANVNIYREWGDKISKRAIDAIAEDAAGAAASAESTPILIPVLGIVLLTSGGYWLFLRLFREVRFPKKLAWWKLGIQFFIGGLILFGFIRGGFGRAPLNPSKAYFSANTFYNHAAVNTHYALLREYFTRNQRMRSPYKYFSSDEEAKTVLKPAFTEIPDSTFNILNAKKPNVVVIVLESFVADLIHSMGGEKGITPHFEELIAQGLFFDQIYAASDRSDKGIVGIFSGFPAQGPESIIKYIDKHENMPAIGQEFHDAGYKTSFYHGGQSEFYNFKSYMLSHGIEKVVDIMNFNPLLPRTSWGVYDHVVFERMIEDLDEEDQPFFSSIFTLVNHEPFELYDGYKFGKDNNVNKFKSTAFYTDQAVHEFLEQAKTKDWYKNTLFVLVADHGHRLPSEKWDITMPQRFHIPLLFFGEPIKAEYRGKKMNMIGNQTDLAKSLLNQLKLPTDRYHWSRDLFNHSFPQVAFYNSKDAFGVITKEEVVSYDRVGNRVNFNANEQYPKEKADSLMNMAKAYYQEVYEDFMKY; this is translated from the coding sequence ATGAAAAATGTTATTAAGGATTTAAGGGGTTTCTTCTTCTATTTTGGCTACTGGCTATTGATGAGCTTCTTAGATCGATTGATATTCCTAATTTCGTTTTACGATAAAGTCAATTTTTCCAACTTTAAGGATGTATTGAGGATTTACTACCACGGATTGCCACTTGACTTTTCCGTGGTCTCTTATATATGTGCCCTTCCTTTTCTGGGCTACCTCGTTCTGAACCATTATTCTAACGAGATCCTTAAGCGAAAACTGCTCAATGCCTATACTTTTCTGATACTTATCCTATTTCAGATTGTCACTTTTGCCAATGTCAATATTTATAGGGAATGGGGGGATAAAATTTCAAAACGCGCCATTGATGCCATCGCTGAAGATGCTGCCGGAGCAGCGGCCTCAGCTGAATCGACCCCAATCTTGATTCCTGTCCTGGGCATCGTCCTGTTGACTTCTGGAGGATATTGGTTATTTCTAAGGCTATTTAGAGAAGTGAGGTTCCCTAAGAAATTAGCATGGTGGAAATTGGGGATACAGTTCTTCATTGGTGGACTTATTCTCTTCGGATTTATCCGTGGTGGATTTGGAAGGGCCCCTTTGAATCCTAGTAAAGCCTATTTTTCAGCCAATACCTTTTATAATCATGCAGCGGTCAATACCCATTACGCCCTGTTGCGCGAGTATTTTACGAGAAACCAGCGCATGCGCTCTCCATATAAATACTTTTCCTCCGACGAAGAGGCCAAAACAGTATTGAAACCTGCTTTCACAGAAATACCGGACTCCACCTTCAATATCCTGAATGCCAAAAAGCCTAATGTCGTGGTTATTGTTCTGGAAAGTTTCGTTGCTGATCTGATACATTCCATGGGCGGAGAGAAGGGAATAACACCGCATTTTGAAGAATTGATCGCACAAGGTCTGTTTTTTGACCAGATTTATGCAGCGTCTGATCGTTCTGATAAAGGCATCGTCGGTATTTTCAGCGGATTTCCTGCACAAGGTCCTGAAAGCATCATAAAATATATCGATAAACATGAAAATATGCCTGCAATAGGGCAGGAGTTCCATGATGCTGGGTATAAAACCTCATTCTATCATGGTGGGCAGAGTGAATTTTACAACTTTAAGTCTTATATGTTGTCCCATGGTATTGAAAAAGTAGTTGATATCATGAACTTCAACCCGCTGTTGCCGCGAACCTCTTGGGGAGTGTATGATCATGTCGTGTTTGAAAGAATGATCGAGGACTTGGATGAAGAAGATCAACCCTTCTTTTCCAGTATTTTTACCTTGGTCAATCATGAACCTTTTGAACTTTACGATGGCTATAAATTTGGTAAGGACAATAATGTAAACAAGTTCAAGAGTACGGCATTTTATACCGATCAGGCAGTCCATGAATTCTTGGAGCAGGCAAAAACCAAAGATTGGTATAAAAATACTTTGTTTGTGCTTGTGGCAGACCATGGTCACCGATTGCCTTCGGAGAAATGGGACATCACTATGCCCCAACGTTTTCATATTCCGCTTTTGTTCTTTGGTGAACCTATAAAAGCTGAATACAGAGGGAAAAAGATGAACATGATCGGAAATCAAACAGATCTTGCCAAATCCCTGTTAAATCAATTAAAACTACCTACTGATCGCTATCATTGGAGCCGTGATCTATTCAACCATAGCTTCCCTCAGGTCGCCTTCTATAATTCTAAGGATGCTTTTGGAGTAATAACCAAAGAGGAAGTGGTTTCATACGATCGTGTAGGGAATCGAGTGAACTTTAATGCCAACGAGCAGTACCCTAAGGAAAAAGCAGATAGCCTTATGAATATGGCAAAAGCTTATTACCAAGAGGTATATGAAGATTTTATGAAATATTAA
- a CDS encoding valine--tRNA ligase translates to MSIAKTYNPKEAEEKWYSYWMSNGFFRSVPDEREPYTIVMPPPNVTGVLHMGHMLNNTIQDVLIRRARMQGKNACWVPGTDHASIATEAKVVAMLKEKGIEKTSISRDEFLKYAWEWKEKYGGIILKQLEKLGASCDWERTKFTMDPDLSEAVIDTFIKFYKEGYIYRGIRMVNWDPEGKTALSDEEVIRKEVNQKLYYVRYKIKDSDEYVIIATTRPETIMADTAICINPLDERYKHLQGKTVLVPLINREIPIIQDEYVEMEFGTGCLKVTPAHDLNDYELGQKHNLEVIDILNDNGTLNEKAQILVGEDRFIARKKVATLLEEAGQIEKIEDYKSQVGFSERTNAAIEPKLSMQWFLKMDKLAKPALEYVEDGTIKLIPEKFFASYKHWMENVKDWCISRQLWWGQRIPAWYNEKNEWVIAKTEAEAIAEFENTGKSASGIRQEDDVLDTWFSSGLWPMSVFDGVRNPENPDFQYYYPTNDLVTAPEILFFWVARMIIMGHDYTQKPPFRNVYLTGIVRDKLGRKMSKSLGNSPDPIELMEQYGTDGVRVGMLLSSPAGNDLMFDVSYCEQGRNFANKIWNAFRLVKGWEVVEQEATASQKMSAKWFESRFNQALVEIEEHFANYRLSDALMATYKLIWDDFCSWYLELVKPAYQAPIEKETYETVKGLFRKVLKLAHPFMPFITEELWHDEIFGTRSTEDCIIVADFPKVEAFDENIIKEFAIVQQIISEVRNIRNSKGLSPKIALPLAINATNIDYSQYQDSIKKLANIEDLSFVKEKVSGAVSFLAGKDECYVALENNIDVDAEKERISKEIEYLKGFLISVDKKLSNERFVQNAKPEIVENEKNKKADAEAKIQILEESLQSLG, encoded by the coding sequence ATGAGCATAGCAAAAACGTACAATCCAAAAGAAGCTGAAGAGAAGTGGTATTCCTACTGGATGTCAAATGGATTTTTCCGTTCGGTACCAGATGAGCGCGAACCATATACCATTGTCATGCCACCTCCAAACGTCACTGGGGTCTTACATATGGGCCATATGTTGAACAACACCATTCAAGATGTGTTGATTCGTCGTGCACGTATGCAGGGCAAAAATGCATGTTGGGTTCCGGGAACAGATCATGCATCCATTGCTACCGAGGCGAAAGTCGTTGCTATGTTAAAAGAAAAAGGCATCGAGAAAACTTCCATCAGCCGTGATGAATTCTTGAAATACGCATGGGAATGGAAGGAAAAATACGGTGGTATTATCTTGAAGCAATTGGAAAAACTAGGAGCTTCATGTGACTGGGAAAGAACCAAGTTCACCATGGACCCTGACCTTTCTGAAGCGGTGATCGATACATTCATCAAATTTTATAAAGAAGGTTATATCTATCGCGGCATCCGCATGGTAAACTGGGATCCAGAAGGTAAAACAGCTCTTTCTGATGAAGAGGTTATCCGCAAAGAAGTCAATCAAAAGTTATACTACGTACGCTATAAGATCAAAGATTCGGATGAATATGTGATCATTGCTACGACACGTCCGGAGACTATCATGGCTGATACAGCAATCTGTATCAATCCTTTGGATGAACGCTATAAACATCTTCAAGGCAAAACGGTATTGGTTCCATTGATCAACCGTGAAATCCCGATCATCCAAGATGAATACGTGGAGATGGAATTTGGTACAGGTTGTCTGAAGGTAACACCTGCCCATGATCTGAATGACTATGAATTGGGTCAAAAGCATAATTTAGAGGTTATTGATATCTTGAATGATAACGGTACTTTAAATGAGAAAGCACAGATCTTGGTTGGTGAGGATCGTTTTATTGCCCGTAAGAAGGTAGCAACATTACTAGAAGAAGCAGGCCAGATCGAGAAGATCGAGGACTATAAATCGCAAGTAGGTTTCTCGGAACGTACTAACGCTGCCATTGAGCCAAAGCTATCGATGCAATGGTTCTTAAAGATGGACAAACTTGCGAAACCAGCATTGGAATATGTGGAAGATGGCACCATTAAGCTGATTCCTGAAAAGTTCTTTGCTTCCTATAAGCATTGGATGGAAAATGTGAAGGATTGGTGTATTTCCCGTCAATTATGGTGGGGACAACGGATTCCAGCATGGTACAACGAGAAGAATGAGTGGGTAATTGCGAAAACTGAGGCCGAAGCCATTGCAGAATTTGAAAATACCGGAAAATCCGCATCAGGTATCCGTCAGGAAGATGATGTATTGGATACATGGTTTTCATCGGGTCTATGGCCAATGTCGGTTTTTGATGGTGTAAGGAATCCAGAGAACCCAGACTTCCAATATTATTACCCTACAAATGATCTAGTGACAGCACCAGAAATCTTGTTTTTCTGGGTTGCCCGTATGATTATCATGGGTCATGACTATACACAGAAACCTCCATTCCGCAATGTATATCTGACAGGTATCGTTAGGGATAAATTGGGTCGCAAGATGTCCAAATCATTAGGAAACTCTCCTGATCCGATTGAATTGATGGAGCAATATGGTACAGATGGAGTTCGCGTGGGGATGCTTCTATCCTCTCCTGCTGGAAATGACCTGATGTTTGATGTTTCATACTGTGAACAGGGAAGAAACTTCGCCAATAAGATCTGGAATGCATTCCGTTTGGTTAAAGGTTGGGAAGTAGTAGAGCAAGAGGCTACAGCGTCGCAAAAAATGTCTGCAAAATGGTTTGAATCCCGTTTTAACCAAGCCTTGGTTGAAATTGAAGAGCATTTTGCCAATTACAGGCTTTCAGATGCCTTAATGGCAACCTATAAATTAATCTGGGATGATTTCTGTTCATGGTACCTTGAACTGGTAAAACCAGCATACCAAGCGCCAATTGAAAAAGAAACCTATGAAACTGTTAAAGGTCTATTCCGAAAGGTACTGAAGTTAGCTCATCCATTTATGCCTTTCATTACGGAAGAGTTATGGCATGATGAGATTTTTGGAACCCGCAGCACCGAAGACTGCATCATTGTAGCTGATTTCCCTAAGGTTGAGGCATTCGATGAGAACATCATCAAAGAATTTGCTATCGTTCAACAGATCATCTCTGAGGTACGTAATATCAGAAATTCTAAAGGTCTGTCTCCAAAGATTGCTCTTCCTTTAGCTATCAATGCAACGAATATTGATTACAGTCAATACCAAGATAGCATCAAGAAGCTGGCGAACATTGAAGACTTATCCTTTGTAAAAGAAAAAGTAAGTGGAGCGGTAAGTTTCCTTGCTGGAAAGGACGAATGTTATGTTGCCCTGGAAAACAACATCGATGTTGATGCGGAAAAGGAAAGAATCAGCAAAGAGATTGAATACCTGAAAGGATTCTTGATCTCTGTTGACAAGAAGTTATCAAATGAGAGATTTGTGCAAAATGCAAAACCTGAAATCGTAGAAAACGAGAAGAATAAAAAGGCGGATGCAGAAGCCAAGATCCAGATATTAGAAGAAAGCTTACAGAGCTTAGGTTAA
- a CDS encoding PepSY-like domain-containing protein, whose protein sequence is MKKLLILGSALLMLACNNQNKQNNNNADSAVSDGSTQGPIPANNPADVLPHAAKKFIEDHFPNATIQHVENKQSPVTDGTVFDVDLSDNTEIDFDKDGEWREISTKGDVVVPMAVLPSSVQEYINANYAGQTIQSIDKDIDVMAVELKNDTDLVFDLDGKFLRVDK, encoded by the coding sequence ATGAAAAAACTATTGATATTAGGATCGGCCTTATTAATGTTGGCCTGCAATAACCAGAATAAACAGAACAATAACAATGCGGACAGTGCGGTTTCGGATGGTTCCACCCAAGGTCCCATTCCGGCAAATAATCCAGCGGATGTTTTGCCGCATGCTGCAAAAAAGTTTATAGAAGACCATTTCCCGAATGCAACAATCCAACATGTTGAAAATAAACAAAGCCCAGTGACGGATGGGACTGTTTTCGATGTGGACCTTTCTGATAATACGGAAATTGATTTTGATAAAGATGGCGAATGGAGAGAAATCAGTACCAAAGGGGATGTAGTTGTACCGATGGCGGTATTACCTTCTTCGGTTCAGGAATATATCAATGCCAATTATGCCGGTCAGACCATTCAATCAATCGATAAGGATATCGATGTGATGGCTGTAGAACTGAAAAATGATACTGATCTAGTATTTGACCTCGATGGAAAATTCCTGAGAGTCGATAAATAG
- a CDS encoding HdeD family acid-resistance protein: MENFLKTIRTAVKQWYLPLIVGILLVILGFYVLATPLTSYLALSFVFSISFLFSGVMEIIFALNNKNEIEGWGWYLAGGILNTLFGLLLLSNPAISLATLPFVIGFFVMFKSVQYLSFALDLKQYGIKNWGWILFFSVLGMIFSFILLWNPVFAGLTIVIWTGMAIISAGLASCILSFQLKKLKNISERTPEDWKRRYEELKEEYHRYKSNN; the protein is encoded by the coding sequence ATGGAAAACTTTCTTAAAACCATTAGAACAGCCGTAAAACAATGGTATCTGCCGTTGATCGTGGGTATCCTACTTGTTATTTTAGGTTTTTACGTACTAGCCACCCCTTTGACTTCTTATCTGGCCCTATCGTTCGTTTTTAGTATTTCATTTTTATTTTCTGGGGTGATGGAAATCATATTCGCCTTAAACAACAAGAATGAAATCGAAGGCTGGGGTTGGTATTTAGCAGGTGGGATCCTGAACACCTTATTCGGGTTGTTATTGTTGAGCAATCCTGCCATATCATTGGCAACATTACCCTTTGTAATCGGATTCTTTGTGATGTTTAAATCGGTTCAATACCTTTCATTTGCTTTGGACCTAAAACAATATGGGATCAAGAATTGGGGATGGATCTTATTTTTTTCCGTACTAGGTATGATTTTCAGCTTTATCCTGTTGTGGAATCCTGTATTTGCAGGACTGACCATCGTCATCTGGACAGGTATGGCTATAATCTCTGCCGGATTGGCTTCCTGTATCCTATCCTTTCAATTGAAAAAACTGAAAAACATTTCGGAAAGAACTCCAGAGGATTGGAAAAGAAGATATGAAGAACTGAAAGAAGAATACCATCGATATAAATCGAATAACTAA